The following coding sequences lie in one Apium graveolens cultivar Ventura chromosome 1, ASM990537v1, whole genome shotgun sequence genomic window:
- the LOC141662171 gene encoding uncharacterized protein LOC141662171, translating into MSGKLAYMWKQVASQASKKMEPWNNLEGKVVMITGASSGLGRELCIDLAKAGCKVVAAARRMDKLKSLCEDINNFVNASELTNAPKPGSVHTVHAMAVELDVAGDGETIKLSVEKAWKCFGRIDALVNNAGIRGGTKSSLFLSEEEWNNVMRTNLTGSWLVSKYVGLSMVEAVLEGCIVNISSTAGTSRTMANGASAYGSSKTGLNKLTKCMAVELGKHKIRVNSICPDLFLSEITEKLMKQEWLKNVAARTVPLKAFLTSDPALTSLVRYLLHDSSKYVTGNIFIVDAGFTLPAIPIFSSL; encoded by the exons ATGTCAGGGAAA CTTGCTTACATGTGGAAGCAAGTGGCAAGTCAAGCATCCAAAAAAATGGAGCCGTGGAACAATTTAGAGGGCAAGGTGGTGATGATAACTGGTGCATCATCTGGACTCGGACGAGAACTTTGTATTGACTTAGCCAAGGCTGGTTGTAAAGTCGTTGCAGCTGCTCGAAGAATGGACAAACTCAAGTCCCTGTGTGAAGATATCAACAATTTTGTGAATGCTAGTGAACTCACGAATGCTCCTAAACCTGGTTCTGTTCACACCGTTCATGCTATGGCTGTGGAGCTTGATGTGGCAGGGGATGGTGAGACCATCAAGTTGAGTGTAGAAAAAGCGTGGAAATGTTTTGGACGCATTGATGCTTTGGTCAATAATGCTGGAATTAGAG GTGGAACAAAATCTTCACTATTTCTAAGTGAAGAAGAATGGAACAATGTGATGAGGACCAACTTAACAGGATCATGGTTGGTGTCCAAGTACGTTGGATTAAGCATGGTTGAAGCAGTTCTAGAGGGATGCATCGTTAACATTTCTTCTACAGCTGGTACAAGTAGAACTATGGCAAATGGAGCAAGTGCCTATGGTTCCTCCAAAACAGGACTAAATAAGCTGACAAAG TGTATGGCAGTAGAATTGGGAAAGCATAAAATAAGAGTAAATTCGATATGCCCTGATCTTTTCTTATCTGAAATAACTGAGAAGCTTATGAAACAAGAGTGGCTTAAGAATGTGGCTGCAAGAACAGTTCCGTTAAAAGCTTTTCTGACATCTGATCCAGCACTGACATCGCTCGTTCGCTACTTACTTCATGACTCTTCAAAGTATGTTACAGGAAACATCTTTATAGTTGATGCTGGCTTTACTCTCCCTGCTATCCCAATATTCTCTTCCCTGTAA